The Nicotiana tomentosiformis chromosome 9, ASM39032v3, whole genome shotgun sequence genome contains the following window.
TTAGAGGTACATTACATATATTGAACACTTTTTGtcgaaatttttttttttccttttttcaaaTTTGAACACACTTGAAAAAATTTCTAGATTCGCCACTGCGCGTTGCCGTTGTGGACAACACCTTCCAAACTAACTGGGCCGTCCTTCGGGACAGCAAAGCAGAAGAAGAatagataatataaataaataaataaataaataaataaataaaagatcaGGAAGCTACAGTCAGCAACTACGAAATCAGTTATTGAGACGTGACTATGTAATGACAACAAAAATGACAGTACCAAATGATGTTATGCTTACAAGAGGCACAAATCACTtttattataataaaattaaaaaaaatgctcTATAAAACGTGTTCATTTGTTATGttaattgagactttaaaaagtCGTTTATCCTAATTTCTTTCTTGTACAAAATCTTGTCTATTAAGGATCTAAGGCATCAAAAATGGAATAAAAGATTTGACGACGTTATTCTTTGAATGGAAAGAATAGGATGAAAAGGGAGTGAAAAAGAGTAAAGGATTCTGTTCTTATTTGGTTTATAAAAAACTATAAAATTATAAAAGAAGAGGGAATCttgaaaggaaaaaagaaaagtttTATGAGATATATACAGTGAACGTAACTttcaaatttcaccaaatttatATTTACCCCAAAAAAAGGAAGCAAACATGAAATTTATCTTTTATGAAAATCATTTTCCAACAATCGATTTCTTCTCTTCTTAAACGTTGTACCGTCGGTTCTTCTTTCCtataaatagaatttaattcaACGGCATTGGTATAATGTTAAATAAGCTACTAATTTATTTGTTTTTTCCACGTGATATTCTGTATTAATTTTTGTGATCTCAATTAATTTAAATTTTGTGTCACGTAAAGTTTATTATTTCTCTATCAAAAGTTATTTTTATTAACAAGGTTCGAAGTCGAAATCGCTGATTAAAAGTAGATAAATAGTATCTATTCCACGCAATCTTTAATATTTTGGTATAATAATATATCAATTTACAatcaataaagaaaagaaaggaggaaAAGCACTACCTTAAATTCCACAATGTATTACGTTCATGCACATAAAGTTTTTTCAACTCTAAATGCAATATGCACTACAGTATTATAATGAAAAGTGCAACTAAGGACTTCTTCTAGAAACTTTGCCCACAAAAGGCATGATGAATGGATAACGCACTTTTAACTTTTTGAAACACTTACTCGTAACTCCCTCTTTTTcaattttgatgaaatatttcATTTATTCGAAGTCAATTTGATTAAATTTATCATAAATGATCCGCTTGCCCCGAAATGACCTGGACCAATAGGGAAATCCCAATTCATTGGGCCTTTCGATACAATCAAATAGAAAGCCCCAAGGGCGCCATATTCTAGGAGCCCAATTCTTCTTTCATTTTCCATTCTTTTCGGGTCGGAAACGCGGGTTGCTAGTGGGGGACTGCAATTCGTCTGAGCTTAGTCTTCTCTTCTGAGACGATTGGAGGCTGGGGAAAGGGCGTTGCAAGCAAATGGTTTTTGAAAAGCGTTAGAAATCGTGGTCAACATTTTTCCAGTGCTTCAGCGGGCTTTGGCCTTTTTTTGTTATAGGTATTTAACCGTCCGATTTGCTGAGGCTAGCTTGACTTCACTCAGTTAAATTAGATTAGTTCAACTTCCGAAAAGAactataaattataatttttctcatgtcaatatggtaaaaaaatattttaaaatattggtcAAACTTTACATAGTTATCTTATATCTGGTtcgtaattaaatatttatacatatctAATAAATTTTATAGTACAAATATAAGATTTATGCAAAAACTACTGGGTTCATTTGAATTGGCAGATAATACTCTAGTTCCATCCTTACTTACAACAATGAAAATCACATAATATTAAACTACAAATAAGGGAACAATTTTTTCTATTGTAATTGAATATATGGAATGACAAGAATGTATATATAAACTTATAAAGGGATATAAATTGCAATTTTTAAAGAGAAccaaaattttgaaataatcAAAGGAAAATATGAAATTTCGACATTTATTATATAGTTTTTTATAACTATGGTATACGAGCCAGCTTGCATATACTTCGATTAACTTCGCGGAGCACCTGCTACCTCCAACCAGTACATAACATTCATTCCTTATTGATGAAATGCTCTATGTTGAAAAACTTAAAAAACTAAAACTTTTCGTTTCTTGATGTTTAGTTGGAAAAATGTTGAAAAAATGttcatttgaaaaatattttttacaaaaagaaattaaaaatggGGTTGAAACTCTTCTTCAAAATTTGAAAGAAGCTCCATTAAAAAATCTCAttccaataacaacaacataacCAGTATAATCCAACAAACATTTTCATTCCCTTTGGTAGAAATTTTGATAGTGTATGCTAAATATTCTTCTTTATCAACAAAATTGctttcaaaaattttcttttacaaAGGTTTTTCCCCATTTAGTAATTTCTACAAATACATTTGACTTTAAAAGAGCTTTTCACACAAAGGAGAATAGCCTCCATCATGATGACAAAAGCATGAAATCATCATACTTGAATATCCACAAACTAAACTCCAAaagatattaaaaaaaaataaaattagctGTCCCTTTCAACATTCAACTTACAGAGTTTCCTCAATCTGAACTCCCATTGTCTCATTTCCCACATTCTAAAAACTCTCATATAAATAGGAGAACATAGTTTACAAGAGAGACACAAAAAATTTCCAAGAATTGGCCATTTATGAGAGCTATTTTTAAACAATTGTTAGTGAATTATTTCCCATTTGTTAGAGCTAAAATACTATCAAGAAAGTCAACTTCTATCAGAAATATTATGTCTGAATCAAATCAATATGATTCTTGTTTTGATAGACCAAGATTGGTAATTAAGAAAGTTTTGGCTAAGCCTCAAAGTGAAGGGAATAGAGCTGTTGTTAGAAGAAGCATTGGGAGGTATATATTGGAATTTGAGATTTTCATATTTGTccctttttttcttaattttacaACTTTTTGTCATCTGGTTATTCtcctttttttaaataaaaaaatgaatTTCTTCATTTTGGAGTCTAAAACAGAAAAAATTCCCTTAAATAATCTCAGCATGTGCACATAGGTTCAAGGTGAACACCATTCGTcgaaaaacattattttttgtatatatatatatatatattaaatcttgAACAATTATAGAGATTTTTCCGCCTTCGCCACTAAAATTCTCAGCCCCTGAAAAAAGTGAGGAATATATGTGTTTGAAACTTGGACCTTGATTTGTTTCATTTTGTAAAGTCTTTGTCTTGAtgatatatgtgtgtgtatatatatatatattattttgtttttggatttttcatctgGTTGTTCATGAAATGTTGAATTTTGTTTTGTATAATTTGATTTTGCAGGCCTGAATTGAGGAATCTTGATCCATTCCTCATGTTGGATGAATTTTCAGGTACTGTATTGAGCTTCTAACTGGAAtatattgtttatttatttctctTAGTTTTGTTGAGTCAAATGAAGTTGAAATAGTACTGTTTTATTGTTTCAGTTTCTGCTCCTGCTGGATTTCCTGACCATCCACACAGAGGTTTTGAGACAGTAACTTACATGCTAGAGGTAAATAATTAAGTTCCATAATTCAATCCAATATAATAATATTTGACCATGACCTGTTGACACTGTTGAATTCGTACAGAGGCGGATGTAGCATTTACTTGAACCTAGTATTTTGACACGTAAAATAGATATGCGTGTGAAAAATCACTAAAATGTCAACGGACACTAAAtttttgaacctataattttaaaagtaaaaCATTGAAAATGCTAATGTGgtgttttaatattttagggtGCTTTTACTCATCAAGATTTTGCTGGTCACAAGGGTACAATCAATACTGGTGATGTGCAGGTACAGAATTATCAGCTCTTAACATTTTTAGCTACAAGAACAAAGAGAATTCTTTTTGGTTGTTGATAATCtgatatatttttcttttggatGATATATATTGCAGTGGATGACAGCAGGAAGAGGAATAATTCACTCAGAAATGCCTGCAGGAGAAGGCAGTCAAAAGGGGTTGCAACTTTGGATAAATCTTTCTTCTAAGGACAAAATGTAAGTCATTTACATCAGTTTTGTCTTCTCTTTTCTACGGTCCATTGGAAATTTACACTATAGGATTTCAGTGCTTTTCATCCCTTTTGACTTGACCCCATCTAGATACTTTTCACACCACCACTTCTTATCTATTGTACTTGACTTTTAACATATTAGTAAAAAATAATGTTAGCTCTTatctacctttttttttttttttttttttgtgtgtgtgtgttagcTCCACTCCCaattaagaggttgtgagttcgagtcaccccaagagcaaggtggggagttctcggagggagggagccgagggtctattggaaacagcctctctatcccagggtagggataaggtctgcgtacacactaccctccccagaccctactagtgAGACTATACTGGGCTGTTGTGTTGGGgttttggggggtggggggggggtgTTAGTAGTATGCAGCATAAAAAACACCTTTCTTTTTGATGTTTTTTGTTGAGGTTAATCATTCACTTTGATTAAGTGCTCAAGATTTTGGACATCTTATGATAAGATGTTCTAGAAATATAGAACTATAAATGTGACATCTAGACTTGCTGTCAAATTCATGTATATCTTCTCTAATCATGTCAAAATGGACTTTAAAAAAGTCAGTTTTCCTGCTTGTCCTATAGCTCACTTTGATTTAGTGTGAACCAATATTTTCCCAAGTCAAGTTATAGCACGAAAAATGAAGACTTTGTGGCGCCAATGGGACACTCCAAAAAGTCTATTGGAATTGGCTCCGTATCAGTCGAATCATGTTTGATGTTGGAGCTATTGCCTTTTAAATTacaatatttgaaatatattagaAGTGATAGATTATAAACTATTCTAGTTCCTATTCTGATGATTCAATGGAATGAAAAATGATTCTCTCTGTTCACTAAATTGAAAATACAACTGCAGGATTGCGCCAAGGTATCAAGAACTGCTGAATGAGGATATACCAAGAGCAGAAAATGAAGGAGTTGAAGTAAAAATCATAGCAGGTGAAGCAATGGGAGTTCAATCTCCAGTTTATACGCGAACGCCTACAATGTACCTCGATTTCACCCTACAACCAACATCTTATTATCATCAAGCCACTCCTGAGTCTTGGAACGCGTTCGTATATATAGTTGAAGGAGAAGGAGTATTCGGAATTCCAAATTCAGGTCCTGTATCAGCTCACCATTGCTTGGTTTTAGGCCCTGGAGAAGGACTTAGTGTGTGGAACAAATCTTCAAAGCCATTAAGATTTGTTTTATTAGGTGGACAACCTATTAATGAACCTGTGGTTCAACATGGTCCTTTTGTGATGAATTCACAAGCTGAAATTGATCAAACAtttgaagattatcagtattgcAAGAATGGTTTTGAGAATGCTAGATACTGGAGATCAGGGCACTGaagaaatcaacaacaacaacaaatactgtgtaatcccactagtgaggtctgCGAAAGATAGTGTGTACACAGATCTTACCCTTATCTTGAAGGTAGAGACGCAGTGCACTGAAGAAAGCCACAAAATGCATCTTTTTATGTTTCTTGTTCTTTTCATAAATATTCCTACTAAAGAAATAATGGCTCAGCTTATCTTGAGTTTTCATTTGAAAATTGTAAGTTAATGTTATTCTATTCTTATTTCAATGTTGATAGGTCATTGTCAAAAAGTTGATTGTTGTTTCTTCTTCCTATAGTGAAGATTGATTCCGAATCTTTGATAATATCTTGATCTTGGATATGGATATAGTGGTGGAATAGTGGTGGTGGTGATGGTAGGGTAAGATTCTTTGTTGTAAGTTGGTTTCTCAATTATAAACAGGTGACCATACACCAACTAATGTACTTGCCAAAAATAATGCAAAAAAGATGAAAGTTAACTAAATGGGTCATGGCTGGAAGGCAGAGGCGGAGCCATGATTTGAAGCTTATGCGTTCAGGATTCAAGttcttttaagttactgggttctaacTTAATAATTTGTGCATATTCAATAagtttcttaagacaaatataagGTTTGGACCAAAAATACTGGGTTCGGCCGAATCCGTAGCCAAAAGACTGGTTCCGCCCCTGCTCGAAGGGCAGGGCAGTGCAAGGTAGGGCAACATTTTGGAAAAATGCTAGACGGGACAGGGCAGGTCAAGGCTTGTCTTGCCCCGCCCCATTTACATCCATATAAACAGGTGACCCTACACCAACTAATGTAACTACCACTTAACAGCATAGCAGAAAATGTTGCAAATTTTGTCACAGGTTGATTTGCCAATTATTGAGAATCATCTTCTATCATTACAGTCTGTTGCTTCAAGGTCATATCACTGCAATGATCTTAGTAGATTTTGATGGTCTTACCAAAACTTTTTATTAACACAtcctataattttattttaaagaaaaaagaaCTTATGAAGTGAATATAGCAATTTTGGTAGATCAAGATTGAATAGCAGAATATCTTCACAGTAAAATTAGTTTAAAACAATCAGAAAAGATAATAATTATTAATTGTTTAATTTAAATTATACATCATGAAATAACTGATAATTAGTCCTGTCATTGTAATTTATTTCACTTTATATATGGTCGACATAAGACGTCAGTTCTTTATTAACAATATTCTTTTTTCCATAGACTTGTGATAAATGCAGCCCCTACCATGTTACTGTAAGAGAAATTTcattttataatatatttttttcattCTTTGGAAGAGGAAGAATTTGATAGGACAAATTAAGGCCTTATCTTTTACTCCATTTTTTAAGAGAGTGAGGAAATTTCATGTTATCTATCTCTTTACCTATTATTTTTGCAAAAACGGCTTAAGAGATAAGATCAGACTGAAGAAATAATCTATATTAAGGTGGTAGATGGGTGTATACTCTAGCTATATTGAACATCCTAGTGCCTCATTAAAAATGATCCACCTACTACTAAATAGCATTATCCAAGGTATGACTGTTCCCATTCTTTACGCAAATAATCagttatattcattatttattttttctaatcaTATACATcgtttatatattgattatacataattattcaCATATAATACGTAAATTATGCGTATATTATACCTTCActgactatttttagtttaaccgaTTTGGTGGGCGACTATTCGGGTTAATTCTTCCTAACTTTTTCCCCTGTCAAGTTTGAAATGTAGGGAAATGTCTCATAATGTTTCTAGAACAAGAATAGTAGTGAGGATGAAAGAAAGCATTCACTCTTATTTGGTGAGAAAATGATGTTTGTTCAGTTTCTAGAAGATGTTGATATGCATAGTTTTTTGATAAGCTGACCTTGACAGATTctattatcttcttcttcttctagcaAAACATTTTGGCCTTAAATGATTGGATACAACTAATGTAGGATTTACATCAAACTTATCCAAGTTATTATTTCCTCCCACCtttattatatatgaattttattCTGTACCCAAGGGTGACACAGAGGAGCATTAGTGTAAATTAATAGATGAGTTTAATTACAAATAGGATTTGTATTGCTTGCGCCCTATAAATTTGCAATAGCAATTGCGATTAATAAATCGTATTTGCTAATCGCGATGTATAAATCGCATTTGAGTATTGCGCTTTATAAATCTTATTTCAATTGCATTTTATTCCAACTGCGCTCTATTAGTTAATTGCGCTTTGTAATTAGGAAGGTGAGGAGATCGAAAATCAAGATGGACGGCTAGTAGGTAGTTGAGAGTATTAGTGTTAGTCCTTTTTTACCTGTTGTTCTTTGCGTCTCGATTTCTTACTATCTTATTGTTGTTAGTGCTAGATTTTTTTTTCTCGTGAGCCGAAGGCCTATATGGGAAACAGTCTTTCGACCTTCAAAGTGGGGCTAAGGTCTGTGTATAAACTATCTTCCCCATATCTCACTTATGAAATTATACTGagtttgttattattgttgttgttaactTGTAATTGTTTCTGACGATTGCATTTTGAGGCTCTATTTAGTTATCTCTATGTATAAAAAGGTCTTTGgggaaattaattttcttgcaagGACGCTGCTTGGAATCATTTAACTGGTGATTAGTTTAATAACTAGTGAATTTTTCGTCCTTAGTGCGATTTTAGATTAAAGAAAATTACTTTATACATCTATTTCTTGTTAACTTAAAActtcttccaaacacataaatttcacaaacaaaacaataaataaaaggcAAGACGTACATatgaataaataaattattaaactgttttaGAAACTCTACGATAGTTGTATTATCTTGCTTAGTAAATAATTTGGTTACATGTAtattatttagaaaaatagtttCGTCAATGACAGAATCAATTATCAAACCCAAATTTACACATTTATTCTTTTTATCTATCCTTCTCTTCCCTTCATTCCTGTTTTCCCCTTTATTTTTCTTCTATCCTTATAGTTGCCTATTTTTGCCTACTCTATTTATTAAATGTTTCGGAATGGTATCCTATCGcagttgaaaaagagttttactTTTAATTAATAATTGCAATTTCCAAGGTCATTGAAGGAACCGTTGTAGTGTTTAAAATTTTGGTGGCCTGAACACTTGCAACTGATTTTGATAAAGTAGAATTACAAATCTTGCTCAAACATTGttaaattgtatttgaaaattaaaacaaaaacgTAAAGAAGGATTCAATTTTACCTATTGTGAGTAGTACTTGTTGCCTGaacattttttagtttttttttttttaaatcattacTTTCTTCTCGTGCAAACGAATTACTATCAAGTTCCGTAGGAGTATTATTATTGTCTTATTGAATGTTTCATATCTGCAGATTCCAAGTCTaaaattttcaccatttttgtgaCGGATCAGAATATAGATATGCAGGGGCGGACGGAGAATAGACTGTACATGTTGGTCGAATCCAGTAACTTTGGTCAAAACCATTTATTTATCTTATGAAATTCATCGAATATGTACACATTAGTAATTTAGAATTCAATAACTTAAAAGGTTTAGAATCtcgaacccataaacttcaaattctgaCTCCGTCTCTCTAAATAAGTTGACAATCCTTTCAAACTCATGTGTATTTGGATATATTATCACTACCAACCTCCTTTGAAACCGAAGAACATCCTAAAAAGATTGGAATAAAATATCTCAACTTCTTCGACTTCACTTTTCGGTCCTGACCCGTTGGACTTCCTCCATGAAAGTAGAGCTTTTTCAACCTTGTTTTTCATATAGCACTAAACGCTCTTGAAATTCTCTTACACCCTGAATTTCAAGCAATATTAACTACATATTAATAAATATTCATTATAAGGAAGCGAAAAATATTTAATAGAGCGTTTTTGAATTCTTAAACATAAGTTGGTGAAAAGAATGGAGGAAGAACTGTGAATTTTATTCATACCTGGATATAGACATTGCAGTCAAAATCCTGAGGAAACAAACACATGCATATTATTACATCTCACTGATCAGCATAGTGATATAGAAAACTTTTGTTTATAAATTGAATAAACTACATACCAGTacatattaaattaattaccaaTCAAAActattatatatttattaaaattgaacAACGGCACTTGAAAAAACTTGTCACTATCGATAGGAAAGAACTACtaactttttaaatatttaatacaATCAAACAACACGTACATAGCATTGGTGGCTTGGTATTTCAAAGAAG
Protein-coding sequences here:
- the LOC104088465 gene encoding pirin-like protein, producing the protein MRAIFKQLLVNYFPFVRAKILSRKSTSIRNIMSESNQYDSCFDRPRLVIKKVLAKPQSEGNRAVVRRSIGRPELRNLDPFLMLDEFSVSAPAGFPDHPHRGFETVTYMLEGAFTHQDFAGHKGTINTGDVQWMTAGRGIIHSEMPAGEGSQKGLQLWINLSSKDKMIAPRYQELLNEDIPRAENEGVEVKIIAGEAMGVQSPVYTRTPTMYLDFTLQPTSYYHQATPESWNAFVYIVEGEGVFGIPNSGPVSAHHCLVLGPGEGLSVWNKSSKPLRFVLLGGQPINEPVVQHGPFVMNSQAEIDQTFEDYQYCKNGFENARYWRSGH